The Alkalihalophilus pseudofirmus nucleotide sequence AATCAGCTTTTTCTAGCAGCTCTAAATAATTATCTTCTGAGAACTCACTATGTTTGTTGTAGGTTGCTTTTAGTTTTGTTAGGAGTTTCGGTACAGAGATGAAGATCGAGGTGTATCCTGACTCTATCAATACTTTTAGAGCGGCTGATGATAAGTGGGATTTTCCAAGACCGTATGAGCCGGTTAATAGAAGGTTTCTTGGTTTATCTTTTGAATACGTATCACAAAACTCTCTCACTTGCTCGTATGCAGATTTTTGGCTTTCCGTACGTGGGACATAGCTGTCAAAACTTGATTCAAGTAAGTCTTGATTTAATAAGCTTTCACGATCGAATATCTGATAGATTCGCTTTCTCTCTAATTCTTTCCTTCTTTTAAGCACATTCTTTGCCAGTTCAATATCTTCACAGCGGCAGCCATACGTTAATTCCTTTTCTGTTCCTTTCTCCGGTCCGAATGGAATCAAGATCTTTCTAACCGTAATGTTTTCATGGCAGCCTGGACATACCATTCTTTTTACAATATTAGAATCCGAAGTCATAGCTTGAATAGTCGGCGGAAGATGGGCATTGACTTGTTTCATGTGGACTCACCCCTTTCTTCTTCGCATGATATGCAGCCATTTTTTGTTTCCACTTTTCTCGTTCTGCACGAATCTCACCCACCGTCTGCAAGCCTTTGCCGCTCCAATCTTGCAGGATCTTTGAGACATAGCCCCAAGTTCTCACATTTTGCAGGAGCGACACTTTCATCGCTTCAATCACCACTCCACTCGGTTCTGTAAAGGTTGAATCATCGAGCCAGGCATTGATTGATTCAGAGATAAATGGTGAGAGCCTTCCAAATCCGTTCTCTTCATAGAATTGAAACGGAGTTATATCTTTAGTATCTTCTTTTAA carries:
- a CDS encoding ATP-binding protein produces the protein MKQVNAHLPPTIQAMTSDSNIVKRMVCPGCHENITVRKILIPFGPEKGTEKELTYGCRCEDIELAKNVLKRRKELERKRIYQIFDRESLLNQDLLESSFDSYVPRTESQKSAYEQVREFCDTYSKDKPRNLLLTGSYGLGKSHLSSAALKVLIESGYTSIFISVPKLLTKLKATYNKHSEFSEDNYLELLEKADCVVLDDVGAEHGRDPSSWATSKLFEIIDSRIGKHTIYTTNLGGKALQDKVGARNFSRMMQQTKVIAISGPDHRLSHFSQEKGSGVHE